In the genome of Paenibacillus sp. FSL R5-0766, one region contains:
- the rho gene encoding transcription termination factor Rho gives MDLQISDLEEMKLTDLYKLAKKYQIPYYGTLKKKELIFAILRAQAEQSGLMFMQGVLEILPEGYGFLRPINYLPSTEDIYISASQIRKFDLRTGDLVSGKCRTPKENERYFGLLQVNAVNGENPSAAAERLHFPALTPLYPQKKLVLETSPNHLSTRIMDVLAPVGLGQRGLIVAPPKAGKTLLLKEIANSISTNNPEIELFVLLIDERPEEVTDMSRSVKGEVVASTFDELPENHIKVAELVLERALRLVEAKKDVVILLDSITRLARAYNLVIPPSGRTLSGGIDPAAFHRPKRFFGSARNVEEGGSLTILATALIDTGSRMDDVIYEEFKGTGNMELHLDRRLAERRIFPAIDIRRSGTRREEVLLSKEELDTIWAIRKNMNDSHDFVEGFLKKLRNSKTNAEFLAAFDSAGNSPTSNSGTTTTRRSPRQTATSGTST, from the coding sequence ATGGATCTACAAATTTCCGATTTGGAAGAAATGAAACTAACGGACCTTTACAAACTGGCCAAAAAATATCAGATACCTTACTATGGTACGTTAAAAAAGAAAGAATTAATCTTTGCTATACTACGTGCACAAGCTGAACAGAGCGGCCTGATGTTCATGCAAGGCGTACTCGAGATTTTACCTGAAGGTTACGGATTCTTAAGACCGATCAACTACTTGCCAAGTACGGAAGACATCTACATCTCAGCTTCTCAGATTCGCAAGTTTGACCTAAGAACAGGTGACCTCGTATCAGGTAAGTGTAGAACGCCTAAGGAAAACGAGAGATACTTCGGTTTGTTGCAAGTCAACGCTGTAAATGGTGAGAATCCATCGGCGGCTGCAGAGCGACTTCACTTCCCGGCACTAACCCCACTGTATCCGCAGAAAAAACTGGTTCTCGAAACATCCCCCAACCATTTGTCCACACGAATTATGGATGTGCTCGCCCCGGTAGGATTGGGACAGCGCGGATTGATCGTAGCACCTCCCAAAGCGGGTAAAACGCTTCTCCTCAAAGAAATTGCCAACAGCATCTCAACTAACAATCCTGAAATTGAACTGTTTGTCCTGTTGATTGACGAACGTCCAGAGGAAGTAACGGATATGTCGCGTTCGGTAAAAGGGGAAGTTGTGGCTTCAACATTTGATGAACTGCCTGAGAATCATATCAAGGTGGCGGAATTGGTGCTTGAACGTGCGCTTCGTCTGGTTGAGGCTAAAAAGGATGTTGTTATCCTGCTGGATAGCATTACACGTCTTGCCCGTGCATATAACCTGGTTATTCCACCATCCGGTCGTACACTTAGTGGTGGTATTGACCCAGCTGCATTCCATCGTCCGAAACGTTTCTTCGGTTCTGCCCGGAATGTGGAAGAAGGCGGAAGCCTGACCATCTTGGCAACGGCATTAATTGATACTGGATCACGTATGGATGATGTCATTTATGAAGAGTTTAAGGGTACAGGTAATATGGAGCTCCATCTGGACCGTCGTCTGGCAGAGCGCCGCATATTCCCGGCGATCGACATTCGCCGTTCCGGTACACGTCGTGAAGAAGTGTTGCTCAGCAAGGAAGAATTGGATACAATCTGGGCGATTCGTAAAAACATGAATGATTCCCATGACTTTGTTGAAGGATTCCTGAAAAAACTTCGTAACAGTAAGACAAATGCAGAGTTTTTGGCGGCTTTTGATTCGGCTGGTAATAGCCCAACAAGCAATTCCGGGACAACAACAACCCGTCGCTCACCTAGACAGACAGCAACGTCAGGTACATCGACGTAA
- a CDS encoding radical SAM protein, translated as MYLVYADEKGNVFDHPSLYGLARSGDMIVEIMEDELIPLPEGATLVGLPSTRPIGMDPDTGEMLPMPTDTQAVGALLPQGFTRLCLPGYVKTDKEYKLPLFGYSAVVWKDGGFYVTAAKSDSPDQWNPLNCDRDDVRSGVKRLTEQYPENRLYTHLSNCALGYECLTSSNTFLNRWEGGVPVSYSCNAGCFGCISEQPDDSGFVSPQTRMNFRPRVDEIVEVMLEHLKTPESIISFGQGCEGEPSTQAKLIIEAIREVRSVTDMGYININTNAGLNDHIRGIVDAGLDLMRVSTISALDDHYNAYYKPRSYTLANVEKSMKYAAQQGVYTSINYLIFPGVTDREEEIEAMIEFARRTDLRLIQMRNLNIDPESYLELIPPAQGDILGMKQMIEIFEDELPDVVIGSYTHVPPAGMARPKRLITS; from the coding sequence ATGTATTTAGTATACGCAGACGAAAAAGGTAATGTATTTGATCATCCTTCCCTGTACGGGCTTGCCCGCAGTGGAGATATGATCGTTGAAATTATGGAGGACGAACTCATCCCTTTGCCAGAGGGTGCAACGTTGGTTGGACTCCCGAGTACCCGGCCCATTGGTATGGACCCGGACACAGGTGAGATGTTGCCGATGCCAACGGACACACAGGCTGTAGGTGCGTTGCTTCCACAGGGATTCACTCGTTTGTGTCTCCCTGGTTATGTGAAGACGGATAAAGAGTATAAATTGCCTTTATTCGGTTATTCCGCAGTGGTTTGGAAAGATGGCGGTTTCTATGTCACGGCTGCGAAGTCGGATAGTCCTGACCAATGGAATCCGCTCAACTGTGATCGTGACGATGTACGTTCCGGGGTTAAACGATTGACAGAGCAATACCCCGAGAACCGTCTCTACACGCATCTATCCAACTGTGCGCTTGGATATGAATGCCTAACTTCATCGAACACGTTCCTGAATCGTTGGGAAGGTGGAGTGCCGGTATCCTATTCATGCAATGCGGGCTGTTTCGGGTGTATCTCCGAGCAACCGGATGATAGCGGCTTTGTTTCCCCACAGACACGTATGAACTTCCGACCACGTGTGGATGAGATTGTGGAGGTTATGCTGGAACACCTGAAGACGCCGGAGTCCATTATTAGCTTTGGACAAGGTTGTGAAGGGGAGCCTTCCACGCAGGCCAAGCTGATTATTGAAGCGATTCGCGAAGTGCGTTCCGTAACGGACATGGGGTATATCAACATTAATACCAATGCCGGTCTGAACGATCATATTAGAGGTATTGTAGATGCTGGATTGGATCTGATGCGCGTAAGTACAATTAGCGCACTGGATGACCACTATAACGCCTACTATAAACCGCGTAGTTATACCTTAGCCAATGTTGAGAAATCGATGAAATACGCAGCGCAGCAGGGTGTATACACGTCCATTAACTATCTGATCTTCCCGGGCGTAACAGATCGTGAAGAAGAGATTGAGGCGATGATTGAGTTTGCGAGAAGAACCGATCTACGCTTGATTCAGATGCGTAATCTCAATATTGATCCGGAGAGCTATCTGGAATTAATTCCTCCTGCTCAAGGTGATATCTTGGGCATGAAGCAGATGATTGAGATTTTTGAAGACGAGTTGCCTGATGTTGTGATCGGATCGTACACTCATGTTCCACCCGCTGGAATGGCACGTCCAAAACGGTTGATTACCTCATAA
- the rpmE gene encoding 50S ribosomal protein L31 has protein sequence MKEAIHPNYTIGQVSCACGNTFETGSVKDGLRVEICSACHPFFTGKQKFIDAGGRVDRFKKKYGI, from the coding sequence ATGAAAGAAGCAATTCATCCTAATTACACGATTGGTCAAGTATCTTGCGCTTGCGGGAATACTTTTGAGACAGGTTCGGTTAAAGACGGACTTCGTGTAGAGATTTGCTCCGCGTGCCACCCGTTCTTCACAGGTAAACAGAAGTTTATCGATGCTGGCGGCCGTGTTGATCGTTTCAAAAAGAAATACGGAATCTAA
- the dnaX gene encoding DNA polymerase III subunit gamma/tau, with translation MEHIALYRAWRPQSFQDMVGQQHIIQTLQNAIREQRTSHAYLFSGPRGTGKTSAAKILAKAVNCERGPAPEPCNECEACRRITTGAVMDVQEIDAASNRGVEEIRDLREKVKYAPTEVRQKVYIIDEVHMLTTEAFNALLKTLEEPPPHVMFILATTEPHRLPATIISRCQRFDFRRVSLEEQTARLTLICEQEGMEADQDALQYIARLSDGGMRDALSVLDQISSFTDGRVTYQQVMDMTGGIASEQFAKLAASLLKGDVGHILQMIEGFMHEGKSADKCMENLLYYFRDLLMIKMVPDADKLTDRVLNPESFRDMAESFTREQLFHMIDTLNRYQSEMKYAVQPQTLFEVALLKLCSIPAQGEASVQVGASAHAAPADGGEINRLKQQLAELEKKLDRALKSGLSGGEGSSSAPSRPATRAPVSRGNSPAKLPAQLDQYVARKGAAEFAEISKKWSQILQRVKEERVTVHAWFVDGEPVSLLEDNVLVAFKNNIHRETTEKQANREVIERVLSEQLGRPARLVTMMLKDWTGAMEGASEAPKEDFKLEPEHEDGGSGNKQPWIDEAIQLFGEDLVVIKE, from the coding sequence ATGGAGCATATCGCGTTATACCGGGCTTGGCGTCCCCAGTCGTTTCAAGATATGGTGGGGCAACAGCATATTATTCAGACCTTGCAGAACGCGATTCGTGAACAGCGGACTTCCCATGCCTACTTATTTAGCGGGCCCAGAGGAACGGGAAAGACAAGTGCCGCCAAGATTTTGGCCAAAGCTGTGAACTGCGAACGTGGGCCTGCGCCTGAACCTTGTAACGAGTGTGAAGCTTGCCGCAGAATTACGACTGGCGCTGTGATGGATGTGCAGGAGATTGATGCTGCATCCAATCGTGGCGTTGAGGAAATCCGTGATCTTCGGGAAAAGGTTAAATATGCGCCAACCGAGGTCCGGCAGAAAGTCTATATTATTGATGAAGTGCACATGCTGACAACGGAGGCATTCAATGCTTTGCTCAAAACATTGGAAGAGCCACCACCACATGTGATGTTTATTTTGGCAACAACGGAACCGCACCGCCTTCCGGCTACCATTATATCGCGCTGTCAGCGATTTGATTTTCGCCGGGTATCCCTGGAAGAGCAGACAGCAAGACTTACACTGATCTGTGAACAGGAAGGCATGGAAGCTGACCAGGATGCGCTCCAATACATTGCCCGTTTATCGGACGGTGGAATGAGGGATGCACTTAGTGTGCTGGATCAGATCTCTTCATTTACGGATGGACGAGTAACGTACCAGCAGGTCATGGACATGACGGGTGGGATTGCTTCAGAGCAATTTGCCAAACTGGCTGCTTCGCTGCTCAAGGGTGATGTTGGTCATATTTTGCAGATGATTGAAGGTTTCATGCATGAAGGAAAGAGTGCAGACAAGTGTATGGAGAATTTGCTGTATTATTTCCGTGATTTGCTTATGATTAAGATGGTACCTGATGCAGATAAACTGACGGACCGGGTACTTAATCCCGAGTCTTTCCGTGATATGGCGGAGTCATTCACCAGGGAACAACTGTTCCACATGATAGACACCCTTAATCGGTACCAGAGTGAAATGAAATATGCAGTACAACCACAGACATTATTCGAAGTTGCATTGCTTAAACTGTGTAGTATTCCAGCTCAAGGTGAGGCTTCTGTTCAGGTGGGAGCTTCAGCTCATGCAGCACCTGCTGATGGGGGAGAGATCAACCGCTTGAAGCAGCAGCTTGCTGAGTTGGAGAAGAAGTTGGATCGTGCACTGAAAAGTGGTTTGTCTGGTGGAGAAGGTTCATCAAGTGCTCCATCTCGTCCGGCAACAAGAGCGCCTGTATCGAGAGGCAATTCACCTGCGAAGCTTCCTGCACAGTTGGATCAGTATGTTGCACGCAAGGGAGCCGCTGAGTTCGCAGAGATCAGCAAAAAATGGAGTCAGATCCTGCAACGAGTGAAGGAAGAGAGGGTTACCGTTCACGCCTGGTTTGTGGATGGTGAGCCGGTATCATTGCTTGAAGACAATGTGTTGGTTGCTTTTAAAAACAATATTCACCGTGAAACGACGGAGAAGCAGGCTAACCGCGAAGTCATTGAGCGAGTGTTGTCGGAACAGCTTGGGCGTCCTGCACGATTGGTGACGATGATGCTCAAAGATTGGACCGGAGCAATGGAGGGAGCTTCTGAAGCGCCAAAGGAGGACTTTAAGCTTGAACCTGAGCATGAAGACGGTGGTTCAGGCAACAAACAGCCTTGGATTGATGAAGCCATCCAGCTCTTTGGTGAGGATCTTGTAGTGATCAAAGAATAA
- a CDS encoding YbaB/EbfC family nucleoid-associated protein — MNNMNQMMKQVKKMQEQMLKAQEELADKTVQGTSGGGVVTAEVNGHKKLLAITIKPEAVDPEDVEMLQDLVMTAVNDAMAKADEIANKDMGKFTGGMNIPGLF, encoded by the coding sequence ATGAACAACATGAACCAAATGATGAAACAAGTGAAGAAAATGCAGGAGCAAATGCTGAAAGCACAAGAGGAACTGGCGGACAAAACAGTCCAAGGTACTTCTGGTGGCGGTGTAGTGACGGCTGAAGTTAACGGACACAAGAAATTGCTTGCTATCACGATCAAACCTGAAGCGGTAGATCCGGAAGATGTTGAAATGTTGCAAGATCTCGTTATGACAGCTGTTAATGATGCAATGGCCAAAGCCGATGAGATTGCCAACAAGGATATGGGCAAGTTCACAGGCGGCATGAATATTCCGGGATTATTTTAA
- the recR gene encoding recombination mediator RecR, which produces MYYPEPIAKLIDAFTRLPGVGPKTAARLAFHVLNMKEDDVIDFAKALVSVKRNLHYCSVCCNITDTDPCRICQDKSRDVSVICVVQDSKDLVAMERTKEFDGYYHVLQGAISPMEGIGPDDIRLKELLIRLSDERIKEIILATNPNIEGEATAMYISRLVRPFEISVTRIAHGLPVGGDLEYADEVTLSKALEGRREMR; this is translated from the coding sequence TTGTATTATCCCGAACCAATAGCCAAGCTGATTGATGCCTTCACCCGGTTGCCGGGTGTGGGTCCCAAGACGGCAGCGCGTTTAGCTTTTCATGTGCTTAACATGAAGGAAGATGACGTTATCGATTTTGCCAAAGCACTCGTAAGTGTGAAACGTAATCTTCATTACTGTTCTGTATGTTGTAATATCACTGATACGGACCCATGTCGCATCTGTCAGGATAAGTCCAGGGATGTATCTGTAATCTGTGTAGTTCAGGATTCGAAAGATCTGGTGGCCATGGAGCGCACCAAGGAATTCGATGGGTACTATCATGTGTTACAGGGCGCGATTTCACCTATGGAGGGAATTGGCCCAGACGATATTCGTTTGAAGGAACTCCTGATTCGATTAAGTGATGAACGTATAAAAGAGATCATCTTGGCGACAAACCCCAATATTGAGGGGGAGGCTACAGCGATGTATATCTCCCGCTTGGTGCGTCCGTTTGAGATTAGTGTGACCCGGATTGCGCATGGATTGCCTGTAGGCGGCGATCTTGAGTATGCGGACGAAGTGACCCTTTCCAAAGCGTTGGAAGGGCGCAGGGAGATGCGTTAG
- a CDS encoding DUF2508 family protein gives MFLWRNKRNSVEKHNRMLKELEADQIYADIQMAKQEWERAMRQFEDAQGQDEIDYAIYVLEAAERKYQIHLRRAKRARANDDVTSQRGISM, from the coding sequence ATGTTTTTGTGGCGAAATAAACGGAACTCGGTAGAGAAACACAACAGAATGTTGAAGGAACTTGAGGCGGATCAGATCTATGCAGATATTCAGATGGCTAAGCAGGAATGGGAACGGGCTATGAGACAGTTTGAAGATGCACAGGGGCAGGATGAGATTGATTATGCCATTTATGTATTGGAGGCAGCTGAGCGAAAGTACCAGATCCACTTGAGAAGAGCGAAGCGAGCCAGAGCTAATGATGATGTTACATCACAGCGAGGGATTAGTATGTAG
- a CDS encoding pro-sigmaK processing inhibitor BofA family protein: MKSIILGSVLVISLLGLIVILFRKRIGLSFFTSFGIHLVLAAVGIYIVNYSGWITGTYIPLNPATIGTVTVLGLPGVGLLLGLKISLFG; this comes from the coding sequence ATGAAGAGTATCATACTGGGAAGTGTATTGGTTATATCGTTACTGGGGCTTATCGTTATTTTATTCAGAAAGCGGATAGGGTTATCGTTTTTTACGTCATTCGGAATTCATCTGGTGCTGGCTGCAGTAGGGATATATATCGTGAATTATTCCGGCTGGATTACAGGAACCTACATCCCGCTGAACCCCGCAACGATAGGGACTGTAACTGTTTTGGGATTGCCAGGTGTGGGGTTATTATTAGGGTTAAAAATTTCTTTGTTCGGATAG
- a CDS encoding helix-turn-helix domain-containing protein has protein sequence MKLIPDLKQQIEVIIGTTLDEYEITIEEWMQSVENLIGHHENSETFSDEVERRELSDQSTSPSSSDVISLNTGERIFFKVRMIEKEETVVCWGCAARSITLETRQLIELVIRTNTALPDEAQPVVYENDREQYLTELGLWLKEQIEEPNKQKSEAVPDRFVAPAGLNAEKILFLLQGDTPDAHRLRSKELNKLLESYFGEEIVLIPLGEQEWIFMGDKEIVTEEAEEDTTEAKKDSLNAFCLGLHELVASEWAGVFHLSASLPCIPAQQLVSVTTLLKESVHLGRAFHVTQHIHLPWDLHLERLVASIPDDQRTRFIQETGKDTLIFNDSETLATLETFFSLDCNVSETAKRLFIHRNTLVYRLDKIKQEIGYDVRHFESAVLVQFLLLMYKVTKKH, from the coding sequence ATGAAGCTCATACCTGATCTAAAACAGCAAATTGAAGTCATTATTGGCACAACTTTGGACGAATATGAAATTACAATAGAAGAATGGATGCAATCCGTGGAAAATCTGATTGGTCATCATGAGAATTCAGAGACCTTTAGTGATGAAGTTGAGCGTCGGGAGTTATCTGACCAATCTACATCTCCAAGTTCATCCGATGTGATCAGTTTGAATACGGGAGAGCGTATATTTTTTAAGGTTCGAATGATTGAGAAAGAAGAGACCGTTGTATGTTGGGGATGCGCTGCAAGATCTATTACCTTGGAAACACGACAATTGATCGAGCTTGTAATCCGTACTAACACGGCTCTACCCGATGAGGCACAACCTGTTGTATATGAGAATGATAGGGAGCAGTATTTGACTGAATTGGGTCTCTGGCTTAAAGAGCAGATCGAAGAACCAAACAAGCAGAAATCTGAAGCGGTTCCTGATCGCTTTGTGGCGCCTGCAGGATTAAATGCTGAGAAGATTCTCTTCTTGCTGCAAGGAGATACACCGGATGCACATCGTTTGCGGTCCAAGGAACTCAACAAGTTGCTTGAGAGTTACTTTGGCGAGGAGATTGTCTTGATTCCTTTGGGGGAGCAAGAGTGGATTTTCATGGGTGATAAAGAAATTGTTACAGAAGAAGCCGAGGAAGATACAACGGAAGCCAAAAAGGATTCACTGAACGCTTTTTGTTTGGGGTTGCATGAATTGGTTGCCAGTGAGTGGGCTGGGGTCTTCCATCTGTCTGCATCTCTGCCATGCATCCCTGCACAACAACTTGTATCGGTCACAACTCTTCTTAAAGAAAGTGTTCACTTGGGGAGAGCATTCCATGTTACGCAGCATATTCATCTCCCATGGGATCTGCATCTGGAGCGGTTGGTAGCGAGCATTCCAGATGACCAACGTACACGTTTTATACAAGAAACAGGCAAAGACACGTTAATCTTCAATGACAGTGAGACACTTGCTACGCTGGAGACTTTTTTTAGCCTGGACTGTAATGTCAGCGAGACAGCGAAACGACTTTTCATTCATCGTAATACGTTGGTATACCGTCTGGATAAGATCAAACAGGAGATTGGCTATGATGTGAGGCACTTTGAAAGTGCTGTTCTAGTGCAGTTTTTACTACTAATGTACAAAGTGACGAAAAAGCATTGA
- the ugpC gene encoding sn-glycerol-3-phosphate ABC transporter ATP-binding protein UgpC, whose amino-acid sequence MAGVRLEHIFKKYPGSDKATVVDINLDIKDKEFLVLVGPSGCGKSTTLRMIAGLEEISEGKLYIGDRVVNDVAPKDRDIAMVFQSYALYPHMSVYQNMAFGLKLRKVKKDEIDKRVREAAKILDIEHLLERKPKALSGGQRQRVALGRAIVRDPQVFLMDEPLSNLDAKLRGQMRAEITKLAKRLETTVIYVTHDQIEAMTMGDRIVVMKDGIIQQAASPEELYNLPANLFVAGFIGSPTMNFISGKLAEQGTSMHFIAPGVDVEIPQGKAQVLKSRGYIGKEVILGVRPEDIHEEPVFLEASPNSVFSTHVDVTENLGHEMLLYLSGVGNDTTIARVDGRSNTRDGSTVKMAIDMNKVHIFDKETEVNVLLQDK is encoded by the coding sequence ATGGCTGGAGTACGTTTAGAGCATATTTTCAAAAAATACCCGGGTTCTGATAAAGCAACTGTAGTTGACATTAACCTGGACATTAAAGATAAAGAATTTCTGGTACTGGTAGGTCCGTCCGGTTGTGGTAAATCAACAACACTTCGTATGATCGCAGGCCTTGAGGAAATTTCTGAAGGTAAACTCTATATCGGTGACCGTGTCGTTAATGATGTTGCACCTAAAGACCGCGATATCGCGATGGTATTCCAATCCTATGCCTTGTATCCGCATATGAGCGTATATCAAAACATGGCGTTTGGTTTGAAATTGCGTAAGGTTAAAAAAGATGAGATCGACAAACGTGTACGTGAAGCAGCTAAAATCCTGGATATCGAGCATTTGCTTGAGCGTAAACCTAAGGCATTGTCCGGTGGTCAACGTCAACGTGTCGCTTTGGGACGTGCGATTGTCCGTGATCCACAAGTGTTCTTGATGGATGAGCCTCTCTCCAACTTGGATGCCAAACTGCGTGGTCAAATGCGTGCAGAGATCACTAAACTTGCGAAACGTTTGGAAACAACTGTTATCTACGTAACGCATGACCAGATCGAAGCGATGACGATGGGTGATCGGATCGTTGTTATGAAGGATGGTATCATCCAACAAGCAGCTTCTCCGGAAGAGTTGTATAACCTGCCGGCTAACCTGTTCGTAGCTGGTTTCATCGGTTCCCCGACAATGAACTTTATCTCGGGTAAACTCGCTGAGCAAGGTACTAGCATGCATTTCATAGCTCCTGGTGTGGATGTTGAAATCCCGCAAGGTAAAGCACAAGTGCTGAAATCTAGAGGATACATTGGCAAAGAAGTGATTCTGGGTGTTCGTCCAGAAGACATTCACGAAGAGCCAGTATTCCTGGAAGCATCCCCGAACTCTGTATTCTCTACACACGTAGATGTTACAGAGAACCTGGGTCACGAAATGCTCCTCTACTTGAGCGGTGTTGGTAATGATACAACGATCGCACGTGTAGACGGACGTTCTAACACTCGTGATGGTTCCACAGTTAAAATGGCCATTGACATGAACAAGGTTCATATCTTTGACAAAGAGACTGAAGTGAACGTACTTCTTCAAGACAAATAA
- the hprK gene encoding HPr(Ser) kinase/phosphatase produces the protein MAKKVKVSELVQQFQLEVVSGSHGLKRVITVDDLNRPGLEMAGYFEYHPQERVQLLGRTELAFFAMLPEQERRDRMQRLCTEETPCIVVTRGLEVPQELIDISEEQNLAVLRSNMATTILSSRITGFLEKKLAPTATIHGVLCDVYGVGMLITGSSGIGKSETALELVKRGHRLIADDAVEIRQTSDFQLHGTAPELIRHLLEIRGVGIINVMTLFGAGAVRNNKRITLVVRLEAWQQDKQYDRLGLDEETTRIIDTDVPLVTIPVRPGRNLAVIIEVAGMNYRLKQMGLNAALQFTNKLTATISEDMEDMD, from the coding sequence ATGGCGAAAAAAGTGAAAGTATCTGAACTGGTGCAGCAATTTCAGTTGGAGGTTGTTTCTGGATCTCACGGATTGAAAAGAGTCATTACGGTAGATGACTTGAACCGTCCTGGTCTGGAAATGGCCGGTTATTTTGAATACCATCCACAAGAACGGGTACAGCTACTCGGAAGAACGGAGTTAGCTTTCTTTGCAATGTTACCTGAGCAAGAGCGGCGCGATCGTATGCAACGTCTTTGTACGGAAGAGACGCCTTGTATCGTTGTCACGCGTGGATTGGAAGTTCCACAAGAGTTGATTGATATCAGTGAAGAACAGAATCTGGCTGTACTTCGCAGCAATATGGCAACAACGATTCTATCCAGCCGGATTACAGGATTCCTGGAGAAGAAACTGGCACCAACAGCAACCATTCACGGTGTACTTTGTGATGTCTATGGCGTAGGTATGCTGATCACAGGTAGCAGCGGTATTGGTAAGAGTGAAACAGCGCTTGAACTGGTGAAACGTGGACACCGACTGATTGCCGATGATGCGGTAGAAATCCGCCAAACGTCAGATTTTCAGCTGCACGGTACTGCACCTGAATTGATCCGCCACTTGCTCGAAATTCGAGGTGTCGGTATTATCAACGTCATGACATTGTTCGGAGCTGGTGCGGTTCGGAATAACAAACGGATTACCTTGGTTGTACGTCTGGAAGCATGGCAGCAAGATAAACAATATGATCGTCTGGGTCTGGATGAAGAGACTACACGTATCATTGATACCGATGTGCCTCTGGTTACGATCCCTGTTCGTCCGGGACGGAACTTGGCGGTTATTATTGAAGTGGCAGGTATGAACTATCGTCTGAAACAGATGGGTCTGAATGCTGCACTGCAATTCACGAACAAGCTGACAGCAACCATCTCGGAAGATATGGAAGACATGGATTAA
- the lgt gene encoding prolipoprotein diacylglyceryl transferase has protein sequence MDTLLLLNPIAFSIGALKVHWYGLILGAAALIGLLLVIREGKRYNIPQEVFMDMVLLGVPSAIIGARIYYVAFKWEDYKDNFWDVFKIWNGGIAIYGALIGAIICAVIFFRRKGYNFWRMADICAPGLLVGQLIGRWGNFVNQEAYGGPVEESFLRDKLHLPDFIVNQMNVDGVFHHPAFLYESMWSLVGLVLLLVLRRQKFLRSAELFMSYFIWYSIGRFFIEALRTDSLGFQAPQWVASLVNGLWSPMTAMGFEQGYLDPAYGNVRISQLLAIGIIIVAVVFIVVRRVTGKADVRYSDPIVSSKVTSDDMEHTGTVAGKESKLTPPDKDESKQVDDKKE, from the coding sequence ATGGATACATTATTACTGTTGAACCCGATTGCTTTCTCTATTGGAGCGTTAAAGGTTCACTGGTACGGGCTTATTCTTGGTGCCGCTGCACTTATAGGACTGCTGCTCGTGATCCGGGAGGGCAAACGATACAATATTCCACAGGAAGTGTTCATGGACATGGTCTTGCTGGGCGTGCCTTCTGCCATCATTGGTGCCCGCATCTACTACGTAGCATTTAAGTGGGAAGATTATAAGGATAATTTTTGGGATGTCTTTAAAATATGGAATGGCGGTATAGCCATTTATGGTGCCCTTATTGGGGCAATCATCTGTGCGGTTATTTTCTTCCGTCGTAAAGGGTATAATTTCTGGCGTATGGCCGATATCTGTGCGCCTGGACTGCTCGTTGGACAGTTGATCGGACGCTGGGGGAACTTTGTAAACCAGGAAGCCTACGGCGGTCCCGTAGAAGAATCATTTTTGAGAGACAAGCTTCATCTGCCGGACTTTATTGTGAATCAAATGAACGTAGACGGGGTATTCCACCATCCTGCGTTTTTGTATGAATCGATGTGGAGTCTCGTTGGTCTGGTCTTGTTGCTGGTTCTGCGTCGTCAGAAGTTTCTGCGTTCAGCTGAATTGTTCATGTCTTATTTCATCTGGTACTCTATCGGTCGTTTCTTCATTGAAGCTCTACGTACGGACAGTCTTGGCTTCCAAGCTCCGCAATGGGTCGCTTCATTAGTGAACGGGCTATGGTCTCCAATGACTGCAATGGGCTTTGAACAAGGATATCTTGATCCTGCTTACGGTAACGTAAGAATCTCACAACTACTCGCGATTGGCATCATTATTGTTGCTGTTGTATTCATTGTGGTGAGAAGAGTGACAGGTAAAGCAGATGTTCGTTATAGTGATCCGATTGTATCGTCCAAAGTTACCTCAGATGATATGGAGCATACGGGAACAGTTGCTGGTAAAGAGAGTAAGTTAACACCTCCAGACAAAGATGAATCCAAGCAAGTTGATGATAAAAAGGAGTAA